The nucleotide sequence TTTTTTAAAACTTCGAGACGTGACgaacaattaaaaagttttcaacGTATTTGGGGCGCATACaagagtacctacataatttttttaaaataaaatcataacttTATTACACATAGCTCATAACAGTCCCACGGTGTTAAGTTGTTATAAGTACGTCCagacttaattaaaacatgCGCCGCTGTTTAAAATAATGGTACGCAGACAGCCGGCATGAAATTGCAGTCAAATATAAGGTCTTACATAGTTTGCATAAACTTTTAAAGTTCGGGAAATATCGAAAATAAAACGTTCATAGTACGTGTATTCTTTTCTCAAAAACTTacctataacatttttaagtaaagcgttataattttaaaaaactctTTCTCTTATCTTAAAAGAACATACAGGAgttgtcttttttttacacatataaATGTGTTTCAacgtatattttgttaattactCTTTACTTAAGAATTAAGGAGATTAAAGAGATATGTACTTCGTAAACTTAAACACTAATAccattgacggcctctgtggcgcagcggtaatacgcttctctgtgacaccggagttcccgggttcgaatcccggtcagggcatgatgagaaacgaactttctttgattggtagaagtatctcgttacacaagttttgaacttacttcgaagctaactcaatctgtgtaatttgtcccgtatgtatttagtatttattaattaacgtATTAAAGTTAAGTCTCCCAGTCCATATGCTTCAGAAAAAAAGTTGCATTATAAGACCTCATATTTGAACATTCATCTGACGGTTACAAAACACAACTGACACAACACGCTTTGAACTAACTATTAACCTGATTAATAGTTAAAAGCGACTAGCGAATCAAATATCAGTCTTCCAAAATACACGCTAAGTTAGTGAACTCATCCTTAGAAAACCTATAGAAGCTCAGTGTGGAATCGAATGGTTGAACGGGAATGTCAGAAGAAAAGCGATTATGCGCAGAATATCAAGTTAATACcgccgtgtgccgtgtggtgtccgcaccaatgtaaaaaagaatagaaccacttcatctctttcccatggatgtcgtaaaaggcgagtaagggatacgcttataaacttggaattcttttttaaggcgatgggctagcaacttgtcactatttgaatctcaattctgtcattaagccacacagctgaacgtggcctatcagtctttaaattactgttggctctgtctaccccacaagggatatagacgtgacgtgacgtgatgtatgtatcaaattaATGAACGTACAgggtacttataaaataaattgaatagaTGAAACAATTTCACTATTAAATTCATTGCCCTGATTTCATAAACATCAGCTAAATCTTAATTCTCTTCCTATAGGTGCAGAAAAAACTAATATACTAACTACTATATTGTTTGTGACaactgtttttgttttcttattcAATTATCTTGTGCCATTTGATATTCTGCGCATTATCGAAACACGGCTCAATTTAGAATAATCAGTCTTGAGAATGGATGATAGATGCTATCTAACAAGCGAAATCGTTCAAAGTCACCTTAAGAAGCTACCacagaataaatacttaatttaacgTGTACCGATACACAAATGATAAATTTCTGGATATACCACCTTCCAGCTCTCCGAATGGTCCatagatttttatgtaatcGTAGAAAATCTAGCACGAACCTATTTACACGAGCACCAAATCTATCATATTTCAATCCATTGTCTTTTCCACTGTCACTGTTATGACGCGTTCCTTATTGTGACACTATATGTTGGCATTTTGGTCTGACACTTCCACCTCCTGCTACACTTCCGTGCCGTCTTCCCCTTCATCTTCGAACAAAGGTTCGTTGGCATTCACTTCTGCCACAGGCTTCTTCTTCGGCTTCGGCGGAGGTCTTGGTGGGATCTTGCCACTCCTACCCAATGTCCCAGACTGGTTCAGAGGCGCGCTGCTCTCATTCTTCTTATCCTCTTTCAACGGAGACGTTGGCTCGTCTTTCTCCGTCCTGGGATTCCTTCTGAGCGATCCAGTCTCCGGTTTCCCTTTTCGACTTAACGTACTGCTGTCTGACGCTTGAGACAGAGCGTCCGAGTTCCTATTGTCAGTGAACAAGGCCTTTCTGGGTTCAGGTTGAGGAGTGGAAGCATTTTTCACTGTCCAACTCATACGGTTGACGGGCTCTTGGGGGCCAGGCGTCGAGAGTTGTGAAGCAATGCTGTTCCTAGGATTCGTTGCATATTGAGGGACTGGTGACGGGGATGGCTCCTGCTCTTCAATAGGAGCATAGAAAACTGGTTGAGGAGGCTGATAGTTGATTGGTGTGGCCGGTAATGGCCTGTTTCTCATTGGAGAGAACTGTGCTTCTAAACCAGTTTTGTTTAAAGAGAGAACAGAACTGCCATCAGCTGTCGTTCTAAGCCCAAGATTGTCGTACAAAGGCTCTTGTGCTTCGCTGCTTGGCAGAATTGCCGTGCTAGCTGTACTGGACCAGCTAGGAACTCGAGGTCGCCTGGGAATAGTTACATAACCTTGTCTTGGAGTAACAACTGGAGGAGTAATAGGGcttataaaaggcgactgtgATCGCGAATAAGGTAGGGTTCTGAATAAGTTTTGATTGGTCGTCATGCCATAAATGGGTGAGTGTATTGGGCTCACAGGATTCAGCTGAGGTGGTAATCTGGCTGTGTCAGGCACTGTGGAAGCGTTACTCGCCGCTGGAGATATTTGAGCGGCGCGAGGTGGGAAAGAGAGCAGGTCGGGTGGGTAGGCCCGTCCGTCAGTACGGCCATATTCTACGTTGAGAGCGTCGTGAGATCTTTTCGTTGGGTGTTCGAAGTCTAGAGATCGTTTTTCGTCGTCGTTGTGGGCTGGAAAAAATGCGATACGGGTAAATTATTACactcaaatataaataaaacgattAAGGGTTAGTTCACCTGCAAAGGTAGCAGAGGTCAGTTGGGATACCAGGGTTGTTGTAATAAGAACACCTTCTGGGGAGGAGTCCAGGAAGCtgaggacgcaaccgggactaatgcCAGGAGGATGATATGAGCATTGaacattttttaagaaacaaGTATCATAAAgtcgaaaaaaatatttttacactgTGAATAAAAATCTACCAATCAGAAAAGGACATCTTATTGCAATCACGTTTGGAATATTTTGGACTTTGCACAGTTAACAGTGATCTTGAGGTGTGCAGTTATTAGATGCTTAACTTACCATATACAAAATCACTGTCCAGCAATGTCTTGTTCAATTCAGACATTTCTGTCCCCCCACTAGTAATGGAAGGCGGTGCGTCGTACCTCCTCGGCGGCTTGGTCACTGGGTTCACGGCAGTTATCAAACTCTTCTCCATTTCCGGTATAACTGAACCCTCTATTAATGCCTCTCCGTTCGATGTATCAGCCTTCTT is from Amyelois transitella isolate CPQ chromosome 21, ilAmyTran1.1, whole genome shotgun sequence and encodes:
- the LOC106143264 gene encoding uncharacterized protein LOC106143264, which codes for MAGLRLLLVLSLILAASADFTANCPQGCKCVWASGNKQANCSNIQEIPKTLSADIQNLDLSYNALYEISSNAFEDVQLINLKKLYLRECKLETIHRNGFSGLAIMIELDLSKNALRSLHADSFKETVKIRWIILNDNLLEKLDDGLFSNLPFLQKVELSNNRLQQIGVKTFVNVPKLNTLELDGNRLEHLKVDTLNSLSLSNLEVHDNPWRCDCYLQPFRNWVISKHLYTSPITCKEPAKVQGKTWKDLDSGDFACRPSVVYPSNSTTIRSSDTNITLSCHVTGNPLPEVNWVQNAQIIDGSLRLGDIKYIITQSNSDNSKWVNLTILEAESTDNGDYLCVAKNQGGVEERSLTLVVTHEPPGVIVPAGMDSNMLPVLIGVSCTAAILLICLVILCYCCCKRRSSEKKKADTSNGEALIEGSVIPEMEKSLITAVNPVTKPPRRYDAPPSITSGGTEMSELNKTLLDSDFVYAHNDDEKRSLDFEHPTKRSHDALNVEYGRTDGRAYPPDLLSFPPRAAQISPAASNASTVPDTARLPPQLNPVSPIHSPIYGMTTNQNLFRTLPYSRSQSPFISPITPPVVTPRQGYVTIPRRPRVPSWSSTASTAILPSSEAQEPLYDNLGLRTTADGSSVLSLNKTGLEAQFSPMRNRPLPATPINYQPPQPVFYAPIEEQEPSPSPVPQYATNPRNSIASQLSTPGPQEPVNRMSWTVKNASTPQPEPRKALFTDNRNSDALSQASDSSTLSRKGKPETGSLRRNPRTEKDEPTSPLKEDKKNESSAPLNQSGTLGRSGKIPPRPPPKPKKKPVAEVNANEPLFEDEGEDGTEV